A stretch of Lactiplantibacillus brownii DNA encodes these proteins:
- a CDS encoding redox-sensing transcriptional repressor Rex, with product MAETKIPRATAKRLPIYYRYLNILLDADKKRVSSTELSEAVKVDSATIRRDFSYFGALGKRGYGYDVEKLLTFFKKILNQDTLTNVALIGVGNLGHALLNFNFHKNSNVRISAAFDVNESIANTVQSGVPVYPMSELKKQLIEQQIEIAILTVPTSVVQAVTDELVSANVKGIMNFTPLRISVPETVRVQNVDLTNELQTLIYFIEHYGEQLGDKSKAEK from the coding sequence ATGGCAGAAACAAAAATTCCCCGGGCAACGGCGAAACGGTTACCGATTTACTACCGGTATTTAAATATTTTATTAGACGCAGATAAAAAGCGCGTCTCATCAACAGAACTGTCTGAGGCGGTTAAAGTTGATTCAGCCACGATTCGACGGGATTTTTCCTATTTTGGCGCACTTGGCAAACGTGGTTATGGTTATGATGTTGAAAAGTTGCTAACCTTTTTCAAGAAGATCTTGAATCAAGATACGTTAACGAATGTGGCTTTGATTGGGGTCGGTAATTTAGGACATGCTTTGCTCAATTTTAATTTTCACAAGAACAGTAATGTCCGGATTTCGGCTGCTTTCGATGTTAATGAGTCGATTGCGAACACCGTACAAAGCGGCGTGCCAGTTTATCCAATGTCTGAACTTAAGAAACAATTAATCGAACAACAGATTGAGATTGCCATCTTAACGGTGCCAACCTCGGTTGTCCAAGCGGTGACGGATGAATTAGTTTCAGCAAATGTGAAGGGAATCATGAACTTTACGCCTTTGCGCATTTCAGTGCCAGAAACGGTCCGGGTTCAAAATGTTGATTTAACCAATGAGTTACAAACTTTAATTTACTTTATTGAACATTATGGTGAACAACTTGGCGATAAATCTAAAGCTGAAAAGTAA
- a CDS encoding CPBP family intramembrane glutamic endopeptidase — protein MANRRQSLSILVCYFIVYALPTLLVTGFPHLGSEVYLIQTLDYLIGAIIIGWLAWHHAQPNTIEQQPSTWLSTILWGLAGTFIVIVGQNAILNLTRLLGQSTASENTSTLLAVGQKYPFFFLAVLVGAPIMEEIVFRKVIFGFFTPVTGSIGAAVISSLLFSFAHADGHLILYAFVGLFFCWLYRHTGRIQTSMIAHVLMNGAVVIPILFN, from the coding sequence ATGGCCAATCGCCGCCAATCTCTCAGTATTTTAGTTTGTTATTTTATCGTTTATGCGTTGCCCACTTTATTAGTCACGGGCTTCCCACACTTGGGTTCAGAAGTTTACCTTATCCAAACTTTAGATTACTTAATCGGTGCCATAATCATCGGTTGGTTGGCTTGGCACCATGCCCAGCCCAACACCATTGAGCAACAGCCTAGCACTTGGTTATCGACCATTCTCTGGGGCTTAGCTGGTACCTTTATCGTGATTGTCGGCCAAAATGCCATCTTAAACTTGACTCGTTTGTTAGGTCAATCAACTGCATCTGAAAACACCAGTACTTTACTCGCAGTTGGGCAAAAGTACCCCTTCTTTTTCTTGGCTGTGCTTGTTGGGGCCCCAATTATGGAAGAAATCGTTTTTCGGAAAGTTATTTTTGGCTTTTTCACGCCGGTCACTGGAAGCATTGGTGCCGCGGTTATTTCCAGTCTACTGTTCAGTTTCGCCCACGCGGACGGTCATCTCATCCTCTACGCCTTTGTTGGCCTGTTCTTCTGTTGGCTCTACCGCCACACCGGTCGCATTCAGACTTCAATGATTGCACATGTTTTGATGAACGGCGCGGTTGTCATACCGATACTTTTCAATTAA